In the genome of Muntiacus reevesi chromosome 5, mMunRee1.1, whole genome shotgun sequence, one region contains:
- the PPP2R5B gene encoding serine/threonine-protein phosphatase 2A 56 kDa regulatory subunit beta isoform, protein METKLPPASTPTSPSSPGLSPVPPPDKVDGFSRRSLRRARPRRSHSSSQFRYQSNQQELTPLPLLKDVPASELHELLSRKLAQCGVMFDFLDCVADLKGKEVKRAALNELVECVGSTRGVLIEPVYPDIIRMISVNIFRTLPPSENPEFDPEEDEPNLEPSWPHLQLVYEFFLRFLESPDFQPSVAKRYVDQKFVLMLLELFDSEDPREREYLKTILHRVYGKFLGLRAYIRKQCSHIFLRFIYEFEHFNGVAELLEILGSIINGFALPLKTEHKQFLVRVLIPLHSVKSLSVFHAQLAYCVVQFLEKDATLTEHVIRGLLKYWPKTCTQKEVMFLGEMEEILDVIEPSQFVKIQEPLFKQVARCVSSPHFQVAERALYFWNNEYILSLIEDNCHTVLPAVFGTLYQVSKEHWNQTIVSLIYNVLKTFMEMNGKLFDELTASYKLEKQQEQQKARERQELWQGLEELRLRRLQGTQGSKEAPLQRLTPQVTGGGQS, encoded by the exons ATGGAGACGAAGCTGCCCCCAGCGAGCACCCCCACGAGCCCCTCTTCCCCCGGGCTGTCCCCTGTGCCCCCACCCGACAAGGTGGACGGCTTCTCCCGCCGTTCCCTCCGCCGGGCCCGGCCCCGGCGTTCCCACAGCTCCTCTCAGTTCCGCTATCAGAGCAACCAGCAAGAACTCACTCCACTGCCCCTGCTCAAAG atGTGCCAGCctctgagctgcatgagctgctgaGCCGGAAGCTGGCCCAGTGTGGGGTGATGTTTGACTTCTTGGACTGTGTGGCTGACCTGAAGGGGAAGGAGGTGAAGCGGGCGGCACTCAATGAGCTGGTGGAGTGCGTGGGGAGCACCCGGGGGGTCCTCATTGAGCCTGTCTACCCAGACATCATCCGCATG ATCTCAGTGAATATCTTTCGGACGCTGCCGCCCAGTGAGAACCCTGAATTTGACCCTGAAGAGGATGAGCCCAACCTTGAGCCTTCATGGCCGCATCTTCAG CTGGTATATGAGTTTTTCCTGCGTTTCTTGGAGAGCCCAGACTTCCAGCCCTCTGTGGCCAAGAGATATGTGGATCAAAAGTTTGTCCTTATG CTCCTGGAGCTGTTTGATAGTGAGGACCCCCGGGAGCGTGAGTACCTCAAGACCATCTTGCACCGGGTCTACGGCAAGTTCCTGGGGCTCCGGGCCTACATCCGCAAACAGTGCAGCCATATCTTCCTCCG GTTCATCTATGAATTCGAGCACTTCAATGGTGTGGCTGAACTGCTGGAGATCTTAGGAAG CATCATCAATGGCTTTGCGCTGCCGCTGAAGACCGAACATAAGCAGTTCCTGGTTCGAgtcctgattcccctgcactctgTCAAGTCGCTGTCTGTCTTTCATGCCCAG CTGGCATACTGTGTGGTGCAGTTCCTGGAGAAGGATGCAACCCTGACAGAGCAT GTGATCCGGGGGCTGCTCAAATACTGGCCAAAAACCTGTACCCAGAAAGAG GTGATGTTTCTGGGAGAGATGGAGGAGATTCTGGATGTTATCGAGCCCTCACAGTTCGTGAAGATCCAGGAGCCCCTCTTCAAACAGGTGGCCCGCTGTGTGTCCAGCCCCCACTTCCAG GTTGCAGAGCGGGCTCTGTATTTCTGGAACAATGAGTATATCCTGAGCCTCATTGAGGACAATTGCCACACTGTGCTGCCTGCTGTGTTCGGGACCCTCTACCAAGTCTCCAAGGAGCACTGGAATCA GACCATTGTGTCTCTCATCTACAACGTGCTCAAGACCTTCATGGAGATGAACGGGAAGCTGTTTGATGAGCTCACAGCCTCCTACAAGCTGGAGAAGCAGCA ggaGCAACAGAAGGCCCGGGAACGGCAGGAGCTGTGGCAAGGCCTGGAGGAGCTACGGCTACGCCGGTTACAGGGGACCCAGGGGTCCAAAGAGGCCCCGCTCCAGCGGCTTACACCCCAGGTCACCGGTGGAGGTCAGAGCTAA
- the GPHA2 gene encoding glycoprotein hormone alpha-2, which translates to MPMACPQTLLLCLLLLAATEGQNRQATIPGCHLHPFNVTVRSDRQGTCQGSHVAQACVGHCESSAFPSRYSVLVASGYRHNITSVSQCCTISGLRKVKVQLHCGGDRKEELEIFTARACQCDMCRLSRY; encoded by the exons ATGCCCATGGCGTGCCCCCAAACCCTGCTCCTCTGCCTGCTGCTCCTGGCAGCCACTGAAGGCCAGAATCGACAGGCCACCATCCCAGGCTGCCACTTGCACC CCTTCAACGTGACGGTGCGCAGTGACCGCCAAGGCACCTGCCAGGGCTCCCACGTGGCACAGGCCTGTGTGGGCCACTGCGAGTCCAGTGCCTTCCCTTCCCGGTACTCCGTGCTGGTGGCCAGTGGCTATCGACATAACATCACCTCCGTGTCTCAGTGCTGTACCATCAGCGGCCTGAGGAAG GTGAAGGTGCAGCTGCACTGTGGGGGGGACCGGAAGGAGGAGCTGGAGATCTTCACGGCCAGGGCCTGCCAGTGTGACATGTGTCGCCTCTCACGCTACTAG